CCAATCCGATGGTTGCATCTATGATCAGTACTGCCACATCACAATTTCGGATCGCCCTTTCGGTACGGAGTGTGGCATAGAATTCGACATTCTCATGAACTTTGGTTCGTCGCCGCAGCCCTGCGGTGTCAACCAGTATTACTTCCTGATCATTGTGTATCAGCCTTGCATCCACTGCATCCCGGGTTGTCCCGCTGATTTCCGTGACGATTGAGCGCTCCTGACGCAGCAGAGTATTGGTCAGTTGCGATTTACCGACATTCGGTCGCCCGATGAGTGCAACTCTGACTCCAGTATCCTCCTCCATGGTCTCTTCAGTCGGCAGTTCAGCCGTCACGGCATCAAGAAAATCTCCTGTCCCCATCCCATTCGTGGCGCTGACCGGGTAGACCTCTCCCAGTCCTAGGCTATACATGGATGCTGCGTCCCATCGACGCTGTTGATTGTCTGCCTTATTGGCAACCACGAGAACGGGCTTTCTGCTTCGCCGAAGCATCCGAGCCATTTCTTCATCCAGATCGGTCACGCCAGCCGTGATGTCTGTAACTAGTAAGATGATATCGGCTTCGACGAGTGCGATCTCC
The sequence above is a segment of the Rhodothermaceae bacterium genome. Coding sequences within it:
- the der gene encoding ribosome biogenesis GTPase Der, encoding MLVAIVGRPNVGKSTLFNRLTETRQAIVHDAPGVTRDRVYGQVLWNGREFALVDTGGYVPRSADRFERAIREQVEIALVEADIILLVTDITAGVTDLDEEMARMLRRSRKPVLVVANKADNQQRRWDAASMYSLGLGEVYPVSATNGMGTGDFLDAVTAELPTEETMEEDTGVRVALIGRPNVGKSQLTNTLLRQERSIVTEISGTTRDAVDARLIHNDQEVILVDTAGLRRRTKVHENVEFYATLRTERAIRNCDVAVLIIDATIGL